The following proteins come from a genomic window of Rissa tridactyla isolate bRisTri1 chromosome 13, bRisTri1.patW.cur.20221130, whole genome shotgun sequence:
- the FICD gene encoding protein adenylyltransferase FICD isoform X2, whose amino-acid sequence MDLCYAEWRTPPALRCLEVAGKGGSSGKGDVPRVCAGSRMNLVSMATDPELKWITLWARIRWAAVLVLLLSSLVMLLLPLAAVEDQCHAVLKGLSFLKSKLGTGSSGVTRYTGQTTGLSVTSNGLELLVLKGKASPEVKSEAKAALNQALEMKRQGKREKAHKLFVYALKMDPDYVDALNEFGIFSEEEKDILQADYLYSKALTISPCNEKALINRDRTLPLVEEIDQRYFSIIDSKVKKVMAIPKGNSALRRVMEESYYHHIYHTVAIEGNTLTLSEIRHIIETRYAVPGKSLVEQNEVIGMHAALKYVNTTLVSRIGSVTISDILEIHRRVLGYADPVEAGRFRTTQVFVGHHIPPHPQDVEKQMQEFVQWINSEDAMSLHPVEFAALAHYKLVYIHPFIDGNGRTSRLLMNLILMQAGYPPITIRKEQRAEYYHVLEVANEGDVRPFIRFIAKCTETTLDMLLIATTEYSVGLPEADGSTAGCKQTIPVKT is encoded by the exons ATGGATTTGTGTTACGCAGAATGGCGCACGCCCCCTGCCCTGAGGTGCTTAGAGGTGGCAGGGAAAG GTGGGAGCAGCGGGAAAGGAGATGTTCCTCGTGTCTGCGCTGGAAGCAGGATGAATCTCGTGTCTATGGCGACAGATCCCGAGTTGAAATGGATAACCCTATGGGCCCGCATCAGGTGGGCGGCCGTGCTAGTGCTCCTGCTGAGCTCGctggtgatgctgctgctgccgctggctGCTGTGGAAGACCAGTGCCACGCAGTGCTCAAAGGGCTCTCCTTCCTGAAGAGTAAACTGGGCACGGGCTCCTCGGGGGTCACCAGATACACAGGACAAACCACTGGCCTAAGTGTGACCTCTAatgggctggagctgctggtgctgaAAGGCAAAGCCTCCCCAG AAGTGAAGTCAGAAGCCAAAGCAGCTCTGAATCAAGCCCTCGAAATGAAGCGCCAAGGAAAGCGGGAGAAGGCCCACAAACTCTTTGTGTACGCCCTCAAAATGGATCCTGATTACGTGGATGCCCTGAACGAATTTGgtattttttctgaagaggaaaaagacatTCTTCAAGCCGACTATTTATACTCCAAAGCACTAACCATTTCTCCCTGCAACGAGAAGGCCCTGATCAATCGGGACCGGACGCTACCTTTAGTTGAAGAGATAGATCAGAGGTATTTCAGTATTATTGACAGCAAGGTGAAAAAAGTGATGGCGATCCCCAAAGGCAATTCTGCCCTGCGCCGAGTGATGGAGGAGTCCTATTATCACCACATCTACCACACAGTTGCTATCGAAGGAAACACCCTGACGCTGTCTGAAATACGACACATCATTGAGACCAGATACGCTGTCCCTGGGAAAAGCCTGGTGGAGCAGAATGAGGTGATCGGCATGCATGCAGCTTTGAAATACGTCAATACCACACTGGTTTCACGGATAGGCTCCGTAACCATCAGTGACATCTTGGAGATACACCGGAGAGTGCTGGGCTACGCCGACCCGGTGGAGGCAGGGCGGTTCAGGACTACTCAGGTGTTTGTAGGACATCACATCCCACCACATCCCCAGGACGTTGAGAAACAGATGCAGGAGTTTGTGCAGTGGATTAACTCGGAAGATGCCATGAGCTTGCACCCTGTGGAATTTGCTGCGTTAGCCCACTACAAGTTGGTTTACATCCATCCATTTATAGATGGCAACGGAAGGACCTCGCGCTTGTTAATGAACCTCATACTAATGCAGGCAGGGTACCCGCCCATCACAATCCGCAAGGAGCAGCGGGCCGAGTATTATCATGTCTTAGAAGTAGCCAACGAGGGCGACGTGAGGCCTTTCATACGCTTTATCGCCAAGTGTACCGAGACAACTCTGGACATGTTGCTCATTGCCACCACAGAGTACTCCGTGGGCTTACCTGAAGCAGATGGCAGCACTGCTGGATGCAAACAAACTATCCCCGTCAAGACTTGA
- the LOC128916972 gene encoding uncharacterized protein LOC128916972 isoform X1, which yields MSSRNEILITRHTVGFSTRVSAGVRPTTAALTGVAGPALDRFGLCSAAAAAGGSAAGISRSSSTADINPPEGRGGRNTLMPSRCPKSQCREAMAVPGALPRRCGIGRFRTILKMLLQYRMQLSEIIEDISSHHPESEGEELCFPAWKMDTLRFPPGWNRLRTWLEQQQTAPAALKIRAVRRQGFTAAIRRDNRCVGGAGFSPSCRCRGRTASSAGLSFGHQDARAMPGCGKKPAGGDPSDGAGVPAAPPAPPSDSLIAPEIVPPLARAQESNIFCCYF from the exons ATGAGCAGCCGTAATGAGATACTCATCACAAGGCACACGGTGGGGTTTTCCACACGGGTCAGCGCGGGTGTGCGTCCCACCACGGCTGCTCTTACTGGTGTTGCTGGTCCTGCTCTCG ACAGGTTTGGACTTTGttcggcggcagcagcagccggcggctcggctgcagggatctcacgcTCTTCCTCGACGGCGGATATAAATCCTcctgaaggaaggggagggagaaatacGCTGATGCCGAGCCGGTGCCCTAAATCCCAGTGCAGGGAAGCCATGGCCGTGCCGGGAGCCCTCCCACG GCGCTGCGGGATCGGCCGGTTCCGGACAATCCTGAAGATGCTTCTTCAGTACAGGATGCAGCTCTCTGAGATCATAGAAGATATTTCAAGCCATCACCCTGAGTCAGAGGGGGAAGAGCTGTGTTTTCCAGCCTGGAAAATGGACAC GCTGCGGTTTCCACCTGGATGGAACCGACTTCGCAcctggctggagcagcagcaaacGGCTCCTGCTGCTTTGAAGATCAGAGCCGTAAGGAGACAGGGATTTACGGCTGCCATCAGGAGAG aTAACAGGTGCGTTGGAGGAGCAGGCTTCTCTCCGTCGTGCCGGTGCCGGGGGAGGACTGCATCCAGCGCGGGGCTGAGCTTTGGACATCAGGATGCTCGAGCCATGCCCGGCTGCGGGAAGAAGCCGGCGGGGGGGGACCCCAGCGATGGCGCAggtgtcccagcagctccccctgcaCCGCCGAGTGACTCTCTCATCGCTCCAGAAATAGTCCCACCTCTGGCACGGGCTCAGGAATCAAAcatattttgctgttatttttaa
- the FICD gene encoding protein adenylyltransferase FICD isoform X1: MNLVSMATDPELKWITLWARIRWAAVLVLLLSSLVMLLLPLAAVEDQCHAVLKGLSFLKSKLGTGSSGVTRYTGQTTGLSVTSNGLELLVLKGKASPEVKSEAKAALNQALEMKRQGKREKAHKLFVYALKMDPDYVDALNEFGIFSEEEKDILQADYLYSKALTISPCNEKALINRDRTLPLVEEIDQRYFSIIDSKVKKVMAIPKGNSALRRVMEESYYHHIYHTVAIEGNTLTLSEIRHIIETRYAVPGKSLVEQNEVIGMHAALKYVNTTLVSRIGSVTISDILEIHRRVLGYADPVEAGRFRTTQVFVGHHIPPHPQDVEKQMQEFVQWINSEDAMSLHPVEFAALAHYKLVYIHPFIDGNGRTSRLLMNLILMQAGYPPITIRKEQRAEYYHVLEVANEGDVRPFIRFIAKCTETTLDMLLIATTEYSVGLPEADGSTAGCKQTIPVKT; encoded by the exons ATGAATCTCGTGTCTATGGCGACAGATCCCGAGTTGAAATGGATAACCCTATGGGCCCGCATCAGGTGGGCGGCCGTGCTAGTGCTCCTGCTGAGCTCGctggtgatgctgctgctgccgctggctGCTGTGGAAGACCAGTGCCACGCAGTGCTCAAAGGGCTCTCCTTCCTGAAGAGTAAACTGGGCACGGGCTCCTCGGGGGTCACCAGATACACAGGACAAACCACTGGCCTAAGTGTGACCTCTAatgggctggagctgctggtgctgaAAGGCAAAGCCTCCCCAG AAGTGAAGTCAGAAGCCAAAGCAGCTCTGAATCAAGCCCTCGAAATGAAGCGCCAAGGAAAGCGGGAGAAGGCCCACAAACTCTTTGTGTACGCCCTCAAAATGGATCCTGATTACGTGGATGCCCTGAACGAATTTGgtattttttctgaagaggaaaaagacatTCTTCAAGCCGACTATTTATACTCCAAAGCACTAACCATTTCTCCCTGCAACGAGAAGGCCCTGATCAATCGGGACCGGACGCTACCTTTAGTTGAAGAGATAGATCAGAGGTATTTCAGTATTATTGACAGCAAGGTGAAAAAAGTGATGGCGATCCCCAAAGGCAATTCTGCCCTGCGCCGAGTGATGGAGGAGTCCTATTATCACCACATCTACCACACAGTTGCTATCGAAGGAAACACCCTGACGCTGTCTGAAATACGACACATCATTGAGACCAGATACGCTGTCCCTGGGAAAAGCCTGGTGGAGCAGAATGAGGTGATCGGCATGCATGCAGCTTTGAAATACGTCAATACCACACTGGTTTCACGGATAGGCTCCGTAACCATCAGTGACATCTTGGAGATACACCGGAGAGTGCTGGGCTACGCCGACCCGGTGGAGGCAGGGCGGTTCAGGACTACTCAGGTGTTTGTAGGACATCACATCCCACCACATCCCCAGGACGTTGAGAAACAGATGCAGGAGTTTGTGCAGTGGATTAACTCGGAAGATGCCATGAGCTTGCACCCTGTGGAATTTGCTGCGTTAGCCCACTACAAGTTGGTTTACATCCATCCATTTATAGATGGCAACGGAAGGACCTCGCGCTTGTTAATGAACCTCATACTAATGCAGGCAGGGTACCCGCCCATCACAATCCGCAAGGAGCAGCGGGCCGAGTATTATCATGTCTTAGAAGTAGCCAACGAGGGCGACGTGAGGCCTTTCATACGCTTTATCGCCAAGTGTACCGAGACAACTCTGGACATGTTGCTCATTGCCACCACAGAGTACTCCGTGGGCTTACCTGAAGCAGATGGCAGCACTGCTGGATGCAAACAAACTATCCCCGTCAAGACTTGA
- the LOC128916972 gene encoding uncharacterized protein LOC128916972 isoform X2: protein MKLGQNPADVERPAPAGLPACPGFGLCSAAAAAGGSAAGISRSSSTADINPPEGRGGRNTLMPSRCPKSQCREAMAVPGALPRRCGIGRFRTILKMLLQYRMQLSEIIEDISSHHPESEGEELCFPAWKMDTLRFPPGWNRLRTWLEQQQTAPAALKIRAVRRQGFTAAIRRDNRCVGGAGFSPSCRCRGRTASSAGLSFGHQDARAMPGCGKKPAGGDPSDGAGVPAAPPAPPSDSLIAPEIVPPLARAQESNIFCCYF, encoded by the exons ATGAAGCTGGGTCAGAACCCAGCTGACGTGGAGCGTCCTGCCCCAGCTggcctccccgcctgccccgg GTTTGGACTTTGttcggcggcagcagcagccggcggctcggctgcagggatctcacgcTCTTCCTCGACGGCGGATATAAATCCTcctgaaggaaggggagggagaaatacGCTGATGCCGAGCCGGTGCCCTAAATCCCAGTGCAGGGAAGCCATGGCCGTGCCGGGAGCCCTCCCACG GCGCTGCGGGATCGGCCGGTTCCGGACAATCCTGAAGATGCTTCTTCAGTACAGGATGCAGCTCTCTGAGATCATAGAAGATATTTCAAGCCATCACCCTGAGTCAGAGGGGGAAGAGCTGTGTTTTCCAGCCTGGAAAATGGACAC GCTGCGGTTTCCACCTGGATGGAACCGACTTCGCAcctggctggagcagcagcaaacGGCTCCTGCTGCTTTGAAGATCAGAGCCGTAAGGAGACAGGGATTTACGGCTGCCATCAGGAGAG aTAACAGGTGCGTTGGAGGAGCAGGCTTCTCTCCGTCGTGCCGGTGCCGGGGGAGGACTGCATCCAGCGCGGGGCTGAGCTTTGGACATCAGGATGCTCGAGCCATGCCCGGCTGCGGGAAGAAGCCGGCGGGGGGGGACCCCAGCGATGGCGCAggtgtcccagcagctccccctgcaCCGCCGAGTGACTCTCTCATCGCTCCAGAAATAGTCCCACCTCTGGCACGGGCTCAGGAATCAAAcatattttgctgttatttttaa